CTTCGAGTTCTTTTCTATACTTATTCATTGAGAAAAAATAGATAACCAGTAAAACAACAAAAGTTATCTTTGCATGCAGCCATCCATGACCTGCAAAACCGATGCTGTAAGCTAAGTAACCACCGCTTATGAGTGTTGCCCACATTGCAGGTACACCGATATACTTAAAAAGTTTGTATTCTTGTATTTTCGCTACTTCAACAAACCCTTTGTTATCAATATTTTCAACATGATAAACAAATAAACGGGGAAGATAAAATAAAGCGGAAAACCAAGAGATAAAAGAGATTACATGAAACCATAAAATCCAATCATACACTTGTTAATCCTTATTAAAAGTTTTTCTCTAAATAAAAAGAGTTATAGTTTGAACCACCGTGAACACCGTTAAAAAGTCCAAATACACCTGAACGATGTTTTAGTAAGTAACCGAAATATAAGTTTTCCATTGGTTTATAGCGAAACAGTTTTCCTAAATCCACATCAAGAGTAATATCTAAATAGTTTAGGAATCTTCCATACCTTATTCCTCTTCTATCAGCTTCTATTAACTCAGTTTCAAGATTGTCTTTTACTAATGACACTCCTTCACCAAAACCAAATCTTACTCTGTTATCTAAAAAGTCCAGATTGTACAAAAGCTTTAAATACACAAGAGCTTCATAGGTATCATCGCGTTTATCTTCATTAAAATAAGAAAAACCACCTTTTAAATAAAGGTCAAATGGAAGATCGGAAATGTTCGGATAGAGAAGGTAACCGCCGTCAATAGCGATCATAGTTAAATTTTTTTGTTGTGAAGACAAGTCGGCATTGAGAAGAATATCACCCAAATCTTTTTCGCTTGCATAACCCCAAGCAACTCTCATAGAATATTTATCCACATCTTCTGCAAAAGAAGCTGTAAATAAACTTGAAAGTATCAATAGATGCGTAAAAAACTTACGCATCAACTACTTCTAAGTCTTTTAAAGACTCAGCACCATGAGAAACAACTCTGTCATGTAAACGACGAAGAGCTTTTGTAGCACGTTCAATTGCAAGATCAATTGCAGTATCTAAATCATCATCATGTTGTGTAATAATTACCGGTTTAGCATGAGCTACTTTTACGTTAAACTCTACCATTACCCCTTTTTTCTCAGCTGCTACAACAC
The Sulfurimonas sp. C5 DNA segment above includes these coding regions:
- the raiA gene encoding ribosome-associated translation inhibitor RaiA yields the protein MSLQIRAKDITLTDATKAHIEGAVEAFSKYTLEITSIDCVVAAEKKGVMVEFNVKVAHAKPVIITQHDDDLDTAIDLAIERATKALRRLHDRVVSHGAESLKDLEVVDA
- the hemJ gene encoding protoporphyrinogen oxidase HemJ, translating into MYDWILWFHVISFISWFSALFYLPRLFVYHVENIDNKGFVEVAKIQEYKLFKYIGVPAMWATLISGGYLAYSIGFAGHGWLHAKITFVVLLVIYFFSMNKYRKELEADICTKSGKFFRMYNEIPTLLMLVIVAMVVFKPF